A window from Glandiceps talaboti chromosome 15, keGlaTala1.1, whole genome shotgun sequence encodes these proteins:
- the LOC144446969 gene encoding m7GpppN-mRNA hydrolase NUDT17-like, with protein MAANPITRVLVHLRKGSESQSHRAKFTQSVSDLFTGCHGEIGEVGCELKDNKLLISDVGGDRVFLKRASFCPVHHLKVEDIPSIPEDTLQRGIDVGVSTLIRTQDRRILLTRRASHLRIFPGVWVPPGGHVELNENIIEAGLRELHEETGLHLNPQECPGQITALWESVYPPYLSRGLPRRHHIVVYVTIDVKENHDVLDQRIKIDPNEVGASAWLDETLVKAIIASDEDGSEDEIPTDLPEYFRAKVVNSAREQIDTDLKTCVLLKQAPAVLTGDDIERVSTGTKFALNMLMKKMLPR; from the exons ATGGCTGCTAACCCTATTACACGTGTCTTGGTCCATCTACGGAAAGGAAGCGAAAGCCAATCGCATCGTGCAAAATTTACCCAG AGTGTCTCAGACTTATTCACTGGTTGCCATGGAGAAATTGGTGAAGTTGGCTGCGAGCTCAAAGATAACAAATTATTGATATCCGACGTTGGTGGCGACAGAGTATTTCTCAAG AGGGCATCATTTTGTCCAGTCCATCATCTGAAAGTCGAAGACATACCATCCATACCAGAAGACACTCTACAAAGAGGAATAGATGTTGGAGTAAGCACTTTGATAAGAACTCAAGACAGGAGAATTCTGTTAACAAGGAGAGCCTCACACTTACGGATCTTTCCTGGTGTGTGGGTACCTCCAGGGGGTCATGTAGAACTCAATgaaaat ATAATTGAAGCAGGTCTAAGGGAACTACATGAAGAAACAGGTCTACATTTAAACCCACAAGAGTGCCCTGGCCAGATAACAGCTCTTTGGGAG tCAGTCTACCCACCCTATTTATCTAGGGGTCTTCCAAGAAGACATCATATTGTGGTATATGTCACTATTGATGTCAAAGAGAATCATGATGTTTTAGATCAGAGAATTAAGATAGACCCTAATGAAGTCGGTGCATCGGCATGGCTGGATGAAACTTTAGTCAAAGCTATTATCGCATCAGATGAAGATGGCAGTGAAGATGAAATACCAACAGATTTACCAGAATATTTCAG GGCTAAGGTTGTCAATAGTGCTCGTGAACAGATAGACACTGATTTGAAAACTTGTGTATTGTTAAAGCAAGCACCAGCAGTGCTGACTGGTGATGATATAGAACGAGTCAGTACAGGAACAAAATTTGCTCTGAATATGTTGATGAAGAAGATGTTGCCTAGGTAA